The sequence CATAATGCTCAACCTCTGGCTCTATATGATAATCTTTACTCATGGAATCGAAGTACGCTAACCCCTCATTCCAAAAACCAGCATGAGCACAAGCTGATAGAAGACCAAGAAACGTAATACCATTTGGTTCAATCTTtgctttcttcattcttttaaacaATTCAATGGCTTCGCGAGCTTTCCCATGATTTGCAAGCCCTCCAATCATGGTACTCCAAGAAATCACATCCCCTTTGGACATTTGATCAAACAAATGACAAGCTTGACCAATGCAACCACATTTTGAGTACATTTCCATAAGAGCATTACATATAGATGTCTTCCTCAACAACCCATTTCTGTCACAATACATATGTATCCATTTCCCAACTTCAAGAGCTCCTAGCTGCGCACACGCTGGCAAAACAGAAATAATACTAATCTCATCAGGCTCAACGCCCCCAATTTGCATTTGACGAAACATATACAACGCATCGGCGTACGATCCAAGCCGCGTGTAACCAGAAATCATCGCCGTCCAAGATACTATAGTCCTGTAAGGCATTAAATCAAACAAAGCTCCTGCCTTTCTCATCTGACCCACCCCAGCATGCCCAGAAATAATACTATTCCACGAAATTACATCTCTTTCAACCATACCATCAAACACCTTATGTGCGTCCAACAAACTAGCACACTTTGTGTACATATCAATTAGAGCATTCTCCGTAGTAATATTAGACTTCGGCCCAAACTTGCACAAGTGGGCATGGACTTGCTTACCTAGATTATAACATACAAGCCCTGAACAAGATTTAATAACAAAGGGGAATGTGAATCTGTCAGGGAAAATTGGGTTTTCACTTTCCGGGTCTTTTAGCCTTAGCATTTCCTTATAAAACAAGATTGCTAAAGTAGACACTTTATTGTGTGTGTGAGCTCTTATCATTGCATTGTATAAATACCCATTTGGTTCCTTCACTTGCTTAAAAAGCAAGCTGGCGTAACCAAGATCCTCAGTTTTATCACACACATCTACCATTTTTGTCACTAAGAAGCTGCTCTGCGAAAGTGAGTACTTGATAACATGAGCATGGATGCTCTTCAACTCTACAATGTTTTTGCAGTTTTGCAAAATGGGTACAAAGAAATTCTCTAGTTCTCTGATTTTCAGGGCACAAATTCTTGTTGCCATTATTGACTGTAAAGAAGGGAGCTTTTAGTCTATTTGGCAATCAATGAATAGAGGGTTGTTTTCAGTGCCAGGAGAGGCAGAAGTTAGTAAACTTTTTGCGGTTTTGTTCAAAAAAGTTTGTTTCTTGATCAAGGAATGCAAGTGCACGGAGCTTTAGTGAAAATGGGGTTTGGGTTCGACTTGACGTTAAGCAATGATCTTATTATAGCTATGTATGGAAAATGAGGTAGAGTGAATGATGCTTGTGATGTGTTTGATAGAATGCTTGAAAGAAATGTGGTTTCACGGAGAGCCCTTATGCGTGGGCACATACAAATTGGGAGCCCCCTAGAGTCATTATTACTCTTCTCCAAAATGGGCTTATCGGGTGCGACACCGAATGATTTCACCTTTTCGATGAATCTCAAAGCCCGTGGTTTGTTGAATAGCTTTGACATCGGAGGACAAACTCATGATATTCGTGTGAAAACTGGATTTGATATGGTGAATGTGGTAGGGAATTCTATCACTTACATGTTCTCAAACTATGGAAGAACCACTGAAGCCTCCCGTATGTTTGAAGTCATGCTTATTAGGAACCTTGTAAGCTGGAATGCTGTGACAGCAGGATATACTCTTGCAGGATTTTATGAGAAAGCTCTAGTTTTGTttccaaaaaatgaaagaaggtGGGGAAATCCTTGATGAATTTACGTTTGCAAGCACATTGAAGGCTTGCACTGTCTTCGTGCAATCAAGGAAGGAAACCAAATTCATGTTCTCTTGATTGCTAGTGGATTCTTGTATTCTGCTAATACTGCTATTGCTGGCGCTCTTGTTGTTCTATATGTGAAATGTGGGAAGTTTTTTGAGGCGAGGAGAGTGTTTAGTCGTATTGAAGAGAAGGATGTCATTGTATCTGAAGTGTGGAATGATAGATGAAGCAGAGAGACTTTTCGTTGAAATGCCCGCTAGAAATGTGATTTCTTGGACATTTATGATCACTGGCTATGGAAAGCATGGTCTTGGCGTAAAGGCAATTCGTCGCTTCAATGAGATGCAATGATGGAGTACGGAGTGTCTTTTTTCATTCCtacacaaattaataaaactcagtttaaatatcataaattaattaccatatatataaatcatcctaaaattttatgaaagatTTAATGTCAAGATATAGATTTAAAATCTAATGACTAAAAGAAAAGTTgacatgagagaaaaaaaaagattattatgaacataataaaattttatttttgattttcataACACAATTCTAACtatatcttataattttatttgatgttcTTTAAAGATATAATTAGAATcgttttattaagattttttaacgATATAAagtgtataaaaaaaagattctcCATGTTTCcaatctttcttttcatttttatttgtctttcttactacattattttatcttttttattattattgaattttaaatcttttttttattattaaaattttaaattattttattattaaaattaatgaatttataaaaGACATTGAGTGAACAACCGCCATtataacaaaatcaatattcaaaaacacaattatatTGTTTGATATTTACAAAGACCTTTTCAACCGACCATTCATTCTTCCAAAGTTTTTACTAAACTgtgtaatttgttttataataaaaatactattaccGAGCCTgatgatttgatttatttggcAGTGCTCTTAGGCTGCAGTCATTCAGGGACTagtaagagcgtgtttggtagtgtggtagcggttgcttttcaaataatttttcgtgccgaaatacatgctaataatatttttttattttttaaaaatcatttttgacatcagcacatcaaaacgatccaaaaagtacaaaccgaactcaattttagcaaaaaaaaaaaaaaaaatttgaaatttgacgaAACGCAGTTTCGACCGCACTACCAAACGGTCCCTAAGTAACGCGTCTTTGAAGGCTGAAATGGTTTGGGAAATTAAGAATGTTAGGCTCGGACAACTGCCGAAGCAGCAAAACAAGTATTCCCTCTCGACACCCAGGTCGTTTAGGTTGGAGGAAAAGGCTTGTGAGGGTAAACCCGTCCAACATGACGAGATTAATGATGGAGGgtatagttttaagacccggttTGATGGCCGGTCCTGTTCAAGACCAGGATTTTAGGTTCTAACAGGATTATTGGGTCGGcttgctcaattttttttttaaaaaatcaaaacgatattgttttagtaaaaaaaataaaaaaaataaaagtcaacaagTTTGCGACCTAGTCTTGCCAAGTCAACCGGGTCGCCGGGTCAGTTGAGTTACACcgggttttttctttattttttcttcaatccagCATGATTCTAGTCCTGGATCGGGTAAGTTCCAGATTGACTcatcgggtttcaaaactatgattgaGGGTCACCCGTCCAAGCATGGGTCCCACCCATTCCCATGGGTTGGGCATACCCTGGGGTGGGAGCTAGGTCACCCGGGGTGTGGATGTTGCCACCTGAGGTTATATGCTGTTTACTGGGCCTTAGGCCTGCTTGGTAAGTGAGGGCCTGCAGACTTGTCTCATGTGTGGGCCTATGGGCCAAGATTCAATCCCATCACTTCTCAAGGCCATGCAACGACCATAGGATCAAAGCTAGAAAACAACACCATGCATGATGCATGGTTGATCTTCTTGGCCGAGCTGGGCGCTTATAAGGCAAATGTAGGCACATGAAAGACATTGGTTTGTGCTTGCAGAGTACATAGAGACTATTATTGTAAAGAATGTGAGAGGATAATAGAAAGTGTGGGACTGGGCAGAGAAGTAGGTGACATTCTTTTGAGGTTAGAGTACAGTGAATAATATCCTATCAATTATGTGATGGTACTGTCCAGCATTTATGTTGATGCATGCTactggaaagaatgtgaaaggaTAATAGATTTGTTAAGTCAAAGAAGTTAAAGGAAGACGCAGGCTGGGTAGAGATTAACAAGGAGGCTCGCCTTTTCTATGGTA is a genomic window of Populus alba chromosome 18, ASM523922v2, whole genome shotgun sequence containing:
- the LOC118051062 gene encoding pentatricopeptide repeat-containing protein At2g20540, whose protein sequence is MATRICALKIRELENFFVPILQNCKNIVELKSIHAHVIKYSLSQSSFLVTKMVDVCDKTEDLGYASLLFKQVKEPNGYLYNAMIRAHTHNKVSTLAILFYKEMLRLKDPESENPIFPDRFTFPFVIKSCSGLVCYNLGKQVHAHLCKFGPKSNITTENALIDMYTKCASLLDAHKVFDGMVERDVISWNSIISGHAGVGQMRKAGALFDLMPYRTIVSWTAMISGYTRLGSYADALYMFRQMQIGGVEPDEISIISVLPACAQLGALEVGKWIHMYCDRNGLLRKTSICNALMEMYSKCGCIGQACHLFDQMSKGDVISWSTMIGGLANHGKAREAIELFKRMKKAKIEPNGITFLGLLSACAHAGFWNEGLAYFDSMSKDYHIEPEVEHYGCLVDILGRAGRLSQALDVIEKMPMKPDSKIWGSLLSSCRTHSNLDIAIIAMEHLEELEPDDTGNYVLLSNIYADLGKWDGVSRMRKLIKSKSMKKTPGSSLIDINNVVQEFVSWDDSKPFSRDIFWLLELLTSHQDTTDPHLIEIMLEDGSECLG